Genomic window (Culex pipiens pallens isolate TS chromosome 3, TS_CPP_V2, whole genome shotgun sequence):
TTAGAGGTTATTTTTGGGGAATTGTGGCTTACCGAACTCGTGACAACTGATAactatagaatattttttagatttttctctttttagagcttgttttaataatttattgttttcttAAACTTACAGCGACGATTACAAAAAGAACTTATGTCCCTCATCAAAGAACCGCCACCAGGAGTAACGGTGGACGAGGAAAGTGTTAGTCAAAATTTAACTCAGTaagtaaaaatcatgtttttttgtattttaattgagTTTCCGGTAAGTCATTATGAGAAGAAGCTTGAGAATCCTTTTTatatgaaaactcaattttgaacatttttttatgatcaTACCTCAAATTTGGAATAGATATTTATAATTTTCCCTTTCATTACAGGTGGATAATAAACATCGACGGTGTCGAAGGTACGCTGTACGAAGGCGAACATTTCCAGCtgttattcaaatttaacaATAAGTACCCCTTCGACTCGCCCGAGGTAAGCTTTCGCTTGTACCGTGTTTTTGTTCGTTCCTTTTCCGTAATTTATTTACCCCTAATCaataatgtacttttccaatcaaAGCCCGTTTCCCCCATTCCCCGCCACAAACACTTGATTGAGTGATGCAAAATTAATTCGAGCCTTTCTTCGACCTTCCTTCCTTTGCGCAGGTGACGTTTATAGGTTCCAATATTCCCGTGCATCCGCACGTTTACTCCAACGGTCACATCTGCCTATCGATCCTAACAGATGACTGGTGAGTGGGCTCTTTTTTGCGGGTTTCTTGAAAGGTTattaaacaatgtttttcatCTTTTAGGTCCCCAGCGTTATCCGTGCAGTCCGTGTGTCTTAGCATATCGTCGATGCTGAGCAGTTGTCGGGAAAAGCGACGTCCGCCGGACAACGGAATCTACGTGAAAACCTGCAACAAAAACCCCAAGAAAACCAAATGGTGGTACCACGGTGAGTGCTTtgaagtttgttttgtttttgtttctcggTAGATCAAATGTACAGTTCAATACCcaaacttaagtgaaatttctgAAGGATTCTGAATATGTCAAATTTGAAACTGCCTAAATTGCAAGAATAACTgttgttttaaatttcttgtaAAAATTATATAAGCCAAAAATGTAACAACCATAACCCCCTAACTTTTAACTTGAAATAGCTTGGGTGttgaaggctgttgcaaaaggaaattaggattttaaaaatattcattcaTAACTGGGATGccttttaactgggcgctcgttaactgggccgtagcccagttaaaatgccgacaaacgtcaaaaaccaaaacaaaccgaaatgaccgaggggttaattgATACAAAACTAATGTTTGGTGAACTAAAAACTTATTCAAACTTTTATTGAAGTCAAGTAAGCTTTGtacataaatttgagtaacctttgtttttatatttcatcaggaaacAGTTATACAGTCCCCTcgtaatttttcgttcagcccagttagcgagcagcattcggtgactgggctacgttctcagcccagttaccgaacaagtactgtattttACTTTGATGTTTTATGAAAATGCCggcaattttaaaactttctaTGTTTTCAAacctcaaatttttcaaatcacagtttaaaatttgtttttttctcaattgttgcaaaaaaaaacgcgaaAGTTTGGGGTGATTCCAAAAAGGAGTGGACCAGTatggtgtaataacaaaatcgtttttccagcacagcaatttttcagttccttttggagTCCTGAACAACTtaccaaagtttgggaacgaatGGTAAAGTCCTCACTTTGGGCAATgcgattcaattttgtatgggattttgtttgggaaaaacacattttttaaaagttgatcttttgaaaatccacgtttcacactGTATTAAAACCGGAGTCATATTCGGTTGTTCTTAAATTTGCTTTACAACTTTCCTAAAGAGAATGTGGGGCTAACTTGTTCCTCAAAAAAGATACAGCAatctcaaaactggtctaaaacgtgatttcagaacaaaaaagcaaaacaatattCGCAACCgcccgaatttaaaaaaaacatgaaaaatcaaaacaaagttcaacaaaaaacaaaaatacacgggTGAtgaagttattttatttttagaaatcgtgaaatttaaaaaaattaaaggttcTAACAAttctaaaacatttaaacattcttaaaattataaatgttcaaacatctaaaaaaaaatctgaaatttataaaaaacagcaaatttaaaaaaaaaataaaaaatgtaacaaaacatttaaacattcttaaaattttaaaaactttttaaaatctaaacttaaaaaaaatctggaaaaagaaaattttaaccttttacattttgtatttttttgaaataaaaaaacaataaagttGCTAAAAATTCTACCAATTGGTTGTAACATcaatagctatttgaagttagcagtttcaaaaaacgagtgacacgatatctcaacactgcgttGACCAAATCTGTTAAAAAATTGATGAAGACTTGTTAAACCGGTTctttgtgcatgacgaaggcagatttttaaaatgtttttttttatcatataaaaaaacgtcagtttttgatttttgtatttttttaaaagcaaaatttgaaaatcgggcttcgtcatgcacacgagacatgtcttgagagtcttcactccaaatttcagccaatttggttcatcccatctcgagatatcaactcaattttcaaacaaaaacgctcacaaagtttgaaagtttgctttgcgcatggcaaaattttgagcttaaatcatCTCGttctcagtttaatcatgaaatatcttcatgaaacttatttattttttaaattttacttttttttaagtttaatctaaaaatcttcgaaatattaaaaatattttatattcaaataaaaaaaactaaatttcaagcgAACCTTCAAATTTTAGATATGCCACTTCCGAAAATTctaagataaaaatattcattgataatatgaaaatatttttttttctaaagttgtatgtctttttccgatctgtggtccaacaattaaaaaaaaaagcataaagtTTATAAAAACCCGATAGgattaaaattaccaaaataatcgCTAAGCATTACAATTAATTGTtaatctatctatatatataaaaaattacgacggttttgttcgaacgcgaaacagatcaatacggagcgtcgaatcgaggtgctctttgttgcgttgggttcgtataagcccaaggaaggtttatacgctaactaattgacactttggccactctggaaccgattccagagcatcgaaaaaaaaatcgcaaattttgatcacaggagactgaataagcaaaaaatcaaaaaaacgtcaacaaacgaaaaaaaaaggcagaacgaagtttgtcgggcaAGGCTTGTTATATAAATAAtacatgtattttttaaaataattaacaatTGATTGAAcgagttttttcaatgaaaatttgaatttttagcatttattttttcGGGGATTTTTTTAAGAAGGGGGGCgacaaaaaacttgaaatgaaattCTTATACaaaaatttctatgaaaaacttcatataataatagttaaataatcaaaatattggaTAATCTTGGCTCCAGATGATTGGGTTTAGactgtgaaaaaaaatctcttgagTAAAAATGTTCCCCGAGCGTGTTGAATAGAATTAGGACAATTATGCATTCAGTAGCAACAGAGAATACACTGATGCGTTGCATTGGAAACGAACCTCATCATCTCAGCATGCCGCTCGGCCATCTATGTTTGAAAACGTGAACGTCAAAGAAGCATTCAAATCAAAGCATCGTGCGTCTCCATCATTTCAGCAATGCCttaatttgttgtattttattttcttctttgAATTTCAGACGATTCGGTGTAGAGCGGAGTTCCGGCGCCGAACAAATGCACCCACACACCCAAGCtagtaaaaataaaacaaacaaacaaacccctCGTCCCTGTTTTTGGGAGGCAATgcagcagcagtaaaagcaaacaagcaaaacatcaaccaacaagcaagcaaataagccagccagccagctaatgataataaaataaagcagcagcagcagccgaagCAGCAAAAGATGTACTTATATATATAGAAATTAATATATAATGATGAAGTACATATAGATAAAAATTCAACTATCCTTAACAAATTCGATTAAACTGTAGCTCACTGTGAAATTGCCGCGTTGCAGACCCGATTCCGCCCGGCACAATCCAAAACCTTTTAATGCAAAGATGAAAAAACCGTTAAGAACTAATTTAGGAAAAATTAACATCACAGAATATATCGTCCACCTAGCGaaagcaaacaacaacaaaacaactaCCTAAGTCAAATCACTGTTGAAAGGATACAAATTttgctcattgctcgattcgcAAACAAGTGTTACATTTTGCACGTTCGATAATTAATTCACCAAATTTCCCCCCAAAATAGCTTACGTTTCGAGTTGATTGCGGTAGCGAGCGAGAGATGATGAAAAGATGAAGCAAACAATGAAAACTTAGTCATCTTTATTTTAGCGTTTACGTCATAGTAGGTGATATTCTTTTAATAAAGAAAGGtttgtttttaacaatttgtacaTCAATCAGCGATAATTTATTTTACCTTAGCGTGTTAAGTTGAGCCGGTTTTGTGTTGTAGTTTCAAACTGGAGTAGATGTTTcgttttcaatagtgtttaaaaacacaCCACCCACACATTCCTTTGTATCGATTGATTGTGGTTTAAATTaccgaaaaaaataagaattataCAACACAAAGAGATTACGTTTAAATGTGTATGTAAATTTACGAAAGGTGTGTCTGTGAgaagcaaaatttaaagaaagcaGTCCAAATGTGTTccccaagaagaaaaaaaataaatcgattGTTAGAAAAGAAACAAAGTTCTACTTACTTGGTTCAAAGTAGTGCAACTAGTTAAGCGTGTTTCGTCAATTGAATCCCACGTGTAAAAATATCTTAACACCGTTTTAAAACAGAGGAAAATCAGGAACAGAAAATTTATCGATCCCACGTTTCAAGCGCGGTCTAACATGGCACCTTAATATCTTACCCCCGCTCTGCACATATATTATTGAATTTATATTagaaaaacaaagaataaaaTGTTGCATAACAAAGCAGGAGTCCCACACAAAAGCTGTGAAGTAGTAGTTGTTATGAAAGTATAAATTTAGGTAAAAACACGTAAATTATcgtttctgaaaaaaagaaaaatgggtAAAAAGCGCTACGGAAATTATTAGACAGAGATCGAACTTATGTATGATATATAAGAAAGAAAGAGGAAGAGAGAGAGGATGTGAAACAGAGGATAAGTTAAATCTTACAAtagtgattttaattttattatcgatgaacaataatgaattgaaaatgaaaaaaaaacaacacaagcATTTTTACTTTACAAGCAAAACCGAAATTCTTCTTTTTTATTGGAAATCTGTAACCATAAAACAGAAAATCTCCAAAAAATCTACATATTTCATGAGATTATTTTTATTGGGCTCTGAAagacttacgtgaaattttctcaacttttcgaaataaacattttcagatttttgaatcaTGACTTACTTTTTAATAAGGCCAAATATTATGAtttaagcccttttgaaatgtaagtcgtgattttgaaaatgtgaaTTTTTCCCCAATGGGTGCAAGGGGAAATTTGACACAAGTTTCACtctttaaaattgaaatctGATCAATGGTTTTCaagataacaaaaataaaatttaaaattgaggctGAATTGGGTAGAACtttgaaaaactcatttttggtaattttaattctttgcaaGGGTATATCTCAATAACTATTCATCGGTCGGATCTACAATGACCATAAAAGTAagttgtagagaattttctcagtttaattttaaaatattttttattttaaaattgacaaggataaatattattatcaaaaaaaatgtgttgaataaTTTACCCTTAAAAATAGTAGCTGTGCACCATAAATCAtagaatagtagtttatgcaacaagttgcaaaaagaggattttttcagcacgagtcgcacatttatccaacgaggttcaccgagttggataaatacgacgagtgctgaaaaaatcaagttttgcaatgagttccatacaacattttttgcaatttcgaaaaacacgcattgagtgaaattttaagtggaattttcatgtattttgtcaataaatcgtttaaatcaaaaaaatgttgaaaagtgttacttttcgaaacaagtgctgaaaagttcaacttttcagcacccatttcagtgctgaaaagtagaacttttcagcatttattttgaaaagtgttgctattcgattctgttatttttggtacagaaaagtaggctatttcgtcgttcaagaatgacaggaaaagtaagtagtttcacgacggaattgcaaaaaagtacttttcgattcagaattcaaatttacatctaaaattgttttttttttttttttgcatttccatactttattaaaaaacattgttcttttcaaaaaaaaaatttagtctaAAAACAAACGTTCGTCCTACCCTATAAAAGAGGTAATGTCTGCAAAATCAAGCTTTtgctgtaaaaaaatatttatttatttaatttattggtTTACTGAAGACACTAAATGCATATGAAAATCCCTTCTCGCGATACaagtacaaaaattttgaaaatttagttttaactgGGATTTTGTATATGTGGGATTTGTTTGGaaaagaaaatcataaaacctcattaaaatataatttaacattGTGTTTTAATGTGGTTTTAcgtatttaatttctgaataaatcccacttattcaaaaactctggttaatataaattttgaaaaagtttagcgatttgcaacctATTACAacgttgtttcttgtcttattattaacattttacttttattacttttattttactttattactaattgacacataaaacacatcatttgacaagtttgctgaacaattattaaaaagttttcataaataattagggattttaaaccaaaaaaacagATATctcagatttttcttttttttaacattgaaaagctGAGTAAATGAGGcctagggttcgttttaagggtcattttaaaaaaaatatgtttttcctagatcagtagtgtccctatcaataattttcaatcaataattttttttttctttcacgaAAACTGATGAACTTCTAACTGGACTAAACTGTTTTTctcatgggacaattatgcgtagaacggctcTTAAACAGAATCATCATTTTTAAGAAGAAATATGCAATTCTCCTTGAATTCCGTACGTGTAtttgaattgtatttttttttatttggcttaaactttgtgagAGCCTTTCCTATGATTCAAGAAACCATTTTGAGTCATTGGATCACCCATACaagcctccatacaattttggcaactgtaAATTTGgatggtgtaattttggaaggttgaatattacctcttttatgatgcaatattacctcaatttcgactgaaaaagtgacattacaccagaaaagttatAAAGTTACATAATTTTAgagttaaaattacattttttttcttacattaaAGATTTACCCctacccagatgtaatattactatgattttttaactgtttatcttttaaaagaattttaatccCTTCCCGCTCAAgcgagttttttttacaattttcttaaTTACTAGTCactgaattgaccaaaatggctGAAATTTTAGAGGCTGATGGTAACATTCTATATAAAGCAGTGTAGGTTGATTCAGCAATGTATaactgtttttaaaattatctcaTCTATTCAAAAAATGGACAAAGATGAACACAActtaaaaacaccaaaaatatccctatttttaacaaaaagaatGCCAAAAAAAGGAGActaggtacttttcgattgacaatttaaacttatttttacaataaaaaaataaaggtcaaaaatttgttttgggTAACTTACTAAGTTTACACAAAaacgcattaaaaaaaatcacagctcgactgctattttttttccttacttCTTAAGGCTCCAAAGTTGCGAGtatttttcccttgaaaatgtcaaaaaataagaaaatacgaATTTTGAGAAACTGAGTTTTTAATAAacaagaaataattaaaaaatcggcattttttcgtatgccattttttctgaatagttctcatcaaccactacaactttgcccaacagcaagggtcctgattgctccaaaaagactcattcactcgcgacCACAAATCAAATgcgacgaaaaactgctctgatcgtttcctaccgtttgtttgtttttttttagccgtcttcgtcaaagttgtttgtcataccTAACAGAAAGGTTTAGAAATATTTAATAAGTTTTTGTACATGGGACAAATATGCGTAGAACAATAACAGTATGgaagtaaaagtaaatctttcccagttcctgaggggaacacctttgaagagtatcggggccggcatttacaaagcggattcagtggcagtttcattctcaacctaatgttaacatgttagggttaatgttaacattccatagggcgcctccctaaggtgtcgtgataaggtccagtttgtgacgatacactaccttccctttactaagcaatcgattccagaagggaaaagatcaccagttgtgttggtccgagccgggatttgaaccccgatctaccgcttacgaggcggaagcgttaccactgggctacgtggctcggtcaatcaAACAGTATGGAAGtagctttttaaaatgtttttttttgtgatatttgcctggaataaaaaaaaacacataattatTTCATACCTTTTTGTTTATCATAAGTATCTTTATTCGATCAGTTTTTATGTATCATTTATTTACCTACACTACACTTTAGGTTTAAATAATGCTCAAGTATAACCATATTAGTATATATCTCGCTAACGTTTAAGAAactgaatttaataatttaaaaactataCAATATTTAGTCGAATAATGATCACGAGTTGCGGGCgcatgttatttaaaaaaatataccatTTCCTTACCTTGCACAACAACATAACACTGTTCACATTGACGTGCCGTTCTAAAATTTCtgccctatttttttttgttttgtattcacCTATTTGAGGGGGAAGAAAACTTCGTTTTTACAAACTTAAAACTCCCGTCATTCCCTTTCGCTCCACAGTAAAGTACGCGaacaaaaatgattaaattttaaagaagGAAATCTTTACATTTGCAGCACGTTTTCCCGCGTGAGTGCATTGTGCCAATCAGTTGGAAAGAGAGTTATACACTGGAATACACACAACATCTAAATTTTGCTATTTACGCGTCCGTGCCTTTACGACGAATTCGGGGGGAAAACACtcacgtttctctttgtttgtAACATCAGGAGTAAATAttcgtttgttttgtttttatagatTCGAATTTGCTCTAGTGGATTTTCAATTTAGCAAGTGCtacgtttttattttgttctacTCATTTCAAAGGTGTACAATTCAGCTTAAAACGTTTTACTTTATTTTGTTTCTTCTGCCCTTCGCGTTTAAAGAGATGTGGTGTACAATTCATTTAAGCATAAAACGCGTGTTATTTGTTTCGTTTTTTCTTCAGGTTGATCCTGCTCTGTTCTAAA
Coding sequences:
- the LOC120421534 gene encoding ubiquitin-conjugating enzyme E2 W isoform X2 codes for the protein MSKGDSSSKKMSMSPSERRLQKELMSLIKEPPPGVTVDEESVSQNLTQWIINIDGVEGTLYEGEHFQLLFKFNNKYPFDSPEVTFIGSNIPVHPHVYSNGHICLSILTDDWSPALSVQSVCLSISSMLSSCREKRRPPDNGIYVKTCNKNPKKTKWWYHDDSV
- the LOC120421534 gene encoding ubiquitin-conjugating enzyme E2 W isoform X1, producing the protein MLNRFRMRKEKPSKSESISGTSDTNAAIIQDAATTDHRKLILDAGRWERRLQKELMSLIKEPPPGVTVDEESVSQNLTQWIINIDGVEGTLYEGEHFQLLFKFNNKYPFDSPEVTFIGSNIPVHPHVYSNGHICLSILTDDWSPALSVQSVCLSISSMLSSCREKRRPPDNGIYVKTCNKNPKKTKWWYHDDSV